Proteins co-encoded in one Cucurbita pepo subsp. pepo cultivar mu-cu-16 chromosome LG15, ASM280686v2, whole genome shotgun sequence genomic window:
- the LOC111811441 gene encoding probable leucine-rich repeat receptor-like protein kinase IMK3 yields the protein MANSHRAPLLCSFMLFCMLHCNFNFHASAMLDPLDFLALQSIKKALKDMPGSNFFASWDFTSDPCNFAGVSCQSNHVVTLNLGDPRAGSPGLIGRLDLSIGKLYALTEFSVVPGRIYGSLPATLSQLRNLRFLAVSRNLISGQIPAGLGSLRKLRTLDLSYNQLTGQIPRPIGTLPALSNLILCHNRLTGPLPFFLSRTLTRLDLKHNALSGWLGANSLPPSLQYLSLSWNRLSGPVDRLLIRLDQLNYLDLSLNQFTGKIPGRLFTFPITSLQLQRNLFSGHVEPVSRVSITTVDLSYNKLSGPISPFLSSVQNVYLNNNEFSGRVPACFVQRLLSASIQILYLQHNYLTGIEMNPTAEIPLSSSLCLQYNCMVPPVQTPCPLKAGKQKTRPRQQCNQWRG from the coding sequence ATGGCCAACTCCCACAGAGCTCCCCTTCTATGTTCTTTCATGCTTTTCTGTATGCTGCATTGTAATTTCAACTTCCACGCATCCGCAATGCTGGATCCGCTCGACTTCTTAGCGCTCCAATCCATCAAGAAGGCTTTGAAAGACATGCCAGGCTCTAATTTCTTCGCCTCCTGGGATTTCACTTCCGATCCCTGTAATTTCGCCGGCGTTTCCTGCCAATCCAACCACGTCGTAACCCTAAATCTCGGAGACCCCAGGGCTGGTTCGCCTGGTCTAATCGGTCGGTTAGACCTCTCAATCGGTAAGCTCTATGCGTTAACCGAGTTCTCCGTGGTTCCTGGTCGGATCTACGGCTCTCTTCCCGCAACACTCTCCCAATTGAGGAACCTGCGTTTTCTCGCCGTCAGCCGTAACCTAATCTCCGGTCAAATCCCTGCCGGTCTCGGCAGCCTCCGCAAGCTTAGAACGCTGGACCTTAGCTACAATCAACTGACCGGACAAATCCCTCGCCCTATCGGAACGCTACCGGCATTGTCCAACCTCATTCTCTGCCACAACCGTCTCACCGGCCCCCttcctttcttcctctccCGAACCCTAACTCGTCTCGACTTGAAGCATAACGCGCTCTCCGGTTGGCTCGGTGCAAACTCCCTCCCTCCTTCCCTCCAatatctctccctctcttggAACCGTCTCAGTGGTCCCGTAGACCGCCTCCTGATCCGGCTCGATCAGTTGAACTATCTCGACCTGAGTTTGAACCAGTTCACCGGGAAAATCCCCGGCCGCCTATTTACATTCCCGATCACCTCCCTCCAGTTGCAACGGAACCTCTTCTCCGGGCATGTGGAGCCGGTGAGTCGTGTTTCAATCACCACCGTGGATCTGAGTTACAACAAGCTATCCGGGCCGATATCGCCGTTCTTGTCTAGCGTACAGAATGTGTACCTGAATAACAACGAGTTCAGTGGTCGGGTACCGGCTTGCTTCGTGCAACGCCTTCTCTCGGCGAGTATACAGATACTGTATTTACAGCATAATTATCTGACGGGAATAGAGATGAATCCGACGGCTGAGATTCCTTTGAGTAGTTCGCTGTGCTTGCAATACAACTGTATGGTGCCACCCGTACAGACCCCATGCCCGTTGAAGGCTGGAAAGCAGAAGACCAGGCCTCGACAGCAGTGTAACCAGTGGAGAGGCTAG
- the LOC111811440 gene encoding receptor-like cytosolic serine/threonine-protein kinase RBK2 isoform X3, producing the protein MKENVDSSSPTGILEDYFRSSGSESTSSGDPKPPSFWRGMFKLLRSKSTKPVSKLHPLNVLKLSKKLSNSMRESLHLHFRFDSNVANFNSPWKNFTLPDLEVATNYFSPENLIGKGGHAEVYRGCLKNGQDVAIKRLTRGKFDENTADFLLELGIMAHVNHPNTAKLIGYGIEGGMHLVLQFFPQGSLASWLHGSKEKLEWKIRYKIANGTAKGLRYLHEGCQRRIIHRDIKAANILLTEDFEPQKFVQQICDFGLAKWLPKQWTHHIVSKFEGTFGYLPPEYLSHGIVDEKTDVFAFGVLLLELVTGRRALDYSQQSLVLWAKPLLKKNNVRELVDPFITNYNSRQMNLVLLAASLCIQQSSIRRPCMSQVVQILSGDLSCMRGTRKIQIPFLRRAFREELIRAEQPRLRDVLMERL; encoded by the exons ATGAAGGAGAATGTAGATTCGTCTTCACCCACTGGAATTCTTGAAGACTACTTCAGGAGCTCAGGATCCGAATCAACGTCTTCCGGGGACCCCAAACCGCCTTCCTTTTGGCGTGGAATGTTCAAATTATTGAGGTCAAAATCCACCAAGCCTGTAAGTAAATTGCATCCTCTTAATGTGCTTAAGCTCTCTAAAAAACTGAGCAACAGTATGAGAGAGAGTTTGCATCTTCACTTTCGGTTTGATTCCAACGTCGCCAATTTTAACTCGCCATGGAAGAATTTCACTCTGCCAGACCTCGAGGTTGCGACGAACTATTTTAGCCCTG AAAATCTGATTGGAAAGGGTGGTCATGCTGAGGTTTACAGGGGATGTTTGAAGAACGGACAAGATGTGGCCATAAAAAGACTGACGAGAGGAAAATTTGATGAGAATACTGCTGATTTCTTGCTTGAACTTGGAATCATGGCCCATGTCAACCATCCCAATACTGCTAAGTTAATTGGCTATGGAATCGAGGGTGGAATGCATTTAGTTCTCCAATTCTTTCCTCAGGGGAGTTTAGCTTCTTGGCTTCATG GTTCGAAGGAGAAGCTGGAATGGAAAATTCGGTACAAAATAGCCAATGGAACCGCTAAGGGGTTAAGATATCTCCATGAAGGATGTCAAAGAAGAATTATCCACAGAGATATTAAGGCCGCTAACATTTTGCTCACTGAAGATTTTGAGCCTCAG AAATTTGTTCAACAGATTTGTGATTTCGGGCTCGCAAAGTGGCTACCGAAGCAATGGACTCATCATATagtatcaaaatttgaaggcACATTTGG CTACTTACCTCCGGAGTATTTATCACATGGTATAGTAGATGAGAAAACTGATGTTTTTGCATTTGGCGTGCTCCTATTGGAGCTAGTTACTGGACGCCGAGCTCTCGATTACTCTCAGCAAAGCCTCGTTTTGTGG GCAAAGCCGTTGCTGAAGAAGAACAACGTGAGAGAACTTGTTGATCCTTTCATAACAAACTATAATTCACGGCAGATGAATCTTGTGCTTCTTGCTGCTTCTTTATGCATACAGCAGTCCTCAATTCGGAGACCTTGTATGAGTCAG GTTGTTCAGATCTTGAGTGGAGACCTGAGCTGCATGAGAGGGACCAGAAAGATCCAAATACCTTTCCTTCGAAGAGCTTTTCGTGAAGAGTTAATTAGAGCAGAACAGCCAAGACTGAGGGATGTTCTTATGGAACGTTTGTAG
- the LOC111811440 gene encoding receptor-like cytosolic serine/threonine-protein kinase RBK2 isoform X4 has translation MKENVDSSSPTGILEDYFRSSGSESTSSGDPKPPSFWRGMFKLLRSKSTKPVSKLHPLNVLKLSKKLSNSMRESLHLHFRFDSNVANFNSPWKNFTLPDLEVATNYFSPENLIGKGGHAEVYRGCLKNGQDVAIKRLTRGKFDENTADFLLELGIMAHVNHPNTAKLIGYGIEGGMHLVLQFFPQGSLASWLHGSKEKLEWKIRYKIANGTAKGLRYLHEGCQRRIIHRDIKAANILLTEDFEPQICDFGLAKWLPKQWTHHIVSKFEGTFGYLPPEYLSHGIVDEKTDVFAFGVLLLELVTGRRALDYSQQSLVLWAKPLLKKNNVRELVDPFITNYNSRQMNLVLLAASLCIQQSSIRRPCMSQVVQILSGDLSCMRGTRKIQIPFLRRAFREELIRAEQPRLRDVLMERL, from the exons ATGAAGGAGAATGTAGATTCGTCTTCACCCACTGGAATTCTTGAAGACTACTTCAGGAGCTCAGGATCCGAATCAACGTCTTCCGGGGACCCCAAACCGCCTTCCTTTTGGCGTGGAATGTTCAAATTATTGAGGTCAAAATCCACCAAGCCTGTAAGTAAATTGCATCCTCTTAATGTGCTTAAGCTCTCTAAAAAACTGAGCAACAGTATGAGAGAGAGTTTGCATCTTCACTTTCGGTTTGATTCCAACGTCGCCAATTTTAACTCGCCATGGAAGAATTTCACTCTGCCAGACCTCGAGGTTGCGACGAACTATTTTAGCCCTG AAAATCTGATTGGAAAGGGTGGTCATGCTGAGGTTTACAGGGGATGTTTGAAGAACGGACAAGATGTGGCCATAAAAAGACTGACGAGAGGAAAATTTGATGAGAATACTGCTGATTTCTTGCTTGAACTTGGAATCATGGCCCATGTCAACCATCCCAATACTGCTAAGTTAATTGGCTATGGAATCGAGGGTGGAATGCATTTAGTTCTCCAATTCTTTCCTCAGGGGAGTTTAGCTTCTTGGCTTCATG GTTCGAAGGAGAAGCTGGAATGGAAAATTCGGTACAAAATAGCCAATGGAACCGCTAAGGGGTTAAGATATCTCCATGAAGGATGTCAAAGAAGAATTATCCACAGAGATATTAAGGCCGCTAACATTTTGCTCACTGAAGATTTTGAGCCTCAG ATTTGTGATTTCGGGCTCGCAAAGTGGCTACCGAAGCAATGGACTCATCATATagtatcaaaatttgaaggcACATTTGG CTACTTACCTCCGGAGTATTTATCACATGGTATAGTAGATGAGAAAACTGATGTTTTTGCATTTGGCGTGCTCCTATTGGAGCTAGTTACTGGACGCCGAGCTCTCGATTACTCTCAGCAAAGCCTCGTTTTGTGG GCAAAGCCGTTGCTGAAGAAGAACAACGTGAGAGAACTTGTTGATCCTTTCATAACAAACTATAATTCACGGCAGATGAATCTTGTGCTTCTTGCTGCTTCTTTATGCATACAGCAGTCCTCAATTCGGAGACCTTGTATGAGTCAG GTTGTTCAGATCTTGAGTGGAGACCTGAGCTGCATGAGAGGGACCAGAAAGATCCAAATACCTTTCCTTCGAAGAGCTTTTCGTGAAGAGTTAATTAGAGCAGAACAGCCAAGACTGAGGGATGTTCTTATGGAACGTTTGTAG
- the LOC111811440 gene encoding receptor-like cytosolic serine/threonine-protein kinase RBK2 isoform X1: protein MKENVDSSSPTGILEDYFRSSGSESTSSGDPKPPSFWRGMFKLLRSKSTKPVSKLHPLNVLKLSKKLSNSMRESLHLHFRFDSNVANFNSPWKNFTLPDLEVATNYFSPENLIGKGGHAEVYRGCLKNGQDVAIKRLTRGKFDENTADFLLELGIMAHVNHPNTAKLIGYGIEGGMHLVLQFFPQGSLASWLHGSKEKLEWKIRYKIANGTAKGLRYLHEGCQRRIIHRDIKAANILLTEDFEPQKFVQQICDFGLAKWLPKQWTHHIVSKFEGTFGYLPPEYLSHGIVDEKTDVFAFGVLLLELVTGRRALDYSQQSLVLWAKPLLKKNNVRELVDPFITNYNSRQMNLVLLAASLCIQQSSIRRPCMSQACSCLYYFFNSKPSYLTTAFVLPVKCYVMLLLLCSFFIPETVRNHDSPQWYDIVHFEHKLS from the exons ATGAAGGAGAATGTAGATTCGTCTTCACCCACTGGAATTCTTGAAGACTACTTCAGGAGCTCAGGATCCGAATCAACGTCTTCCGGGGACCCCAAACCGCCTTCCTTTTGGCGTGGAATGTTCAAATTATTGAGGTCAAAATCCACCAAGCCTGTAAGTAAATTGCATCCTCTTAATGTGCTTAAGCTCTCTAAAAAACTGAGCAACAGTATGAGAGAGAGTTTGCATCTTCACTTTCGGTTTGATTCCAACGTCGCCAATTTTAACTCGCCATGGAAGAATTTCACTCTGCCAGACCTCGAGGTTGCGACGAACTATTTTAGCCCTG AAAATCTGATTGGAAAGGGTGGTCATGCTGAGGTTTACAGGGGATGTTTGAAGAACGGACAAGATGTGGCCATAAAAAGACTGACGAGAGGAAAATTTGATGAGAATACTGCTGATTTCTTGCTTGAACTTGGAATCATGGCCCATGTCAACCATCCCAATACTGCTAAGTTAATTGGCTATGGAATCGAGGGTGGAATGCATTTAGTTCTCCAATTCTTTCCTCAGGGGAGTTTAGCTTCTTGGCTTCATG GTTCGAAGGAGAAGCTGGAATGGAAAATTCGGTACAAAATAGCCAATGGAACCGCTAAGGGGTTAAGATATCTCCATGAAGGATGTCAAAGAAGAATTATCCACAGAGATATTAAGGCCGCTAACATTTTGCTCACTGAAGATTTTGAGCCTCAG AAATTTGTTCAACAGATTTGTGATTTCGGGCTCGCAAAGTGGCTACCGAAGCAATGGACTCATCATATagtatcaaaatttgaaggcACATTTGG CTACTTACCTCCGGAGTATTTATCACATGGTATAGTAGATGAGAAAACTGATGTTTTTGCATTTGGCGTGCTCCTATTGGAGCTAGTTACTGGACGCCGAGCTCTCGATTACTCTCAGCAAAGCCTCGTTTTGTGG GCAAAGCCGTTGCTGAAGAAGAACAACGTGAGAGAACTTGTTGATCCTTTCATAACAAACTATAATTCACGGCAGATGAATCTTGTGCTTCTTGCTGCTTCTTTATGCATACAGCAGTCCTCAATTCGGAGACCTTGTATGAGTCAGGCATGTTCTTGTCTTTATTATTTCTTCAATTCAAAACCATCGTATTTAACAACTGCCTTTGTCCTGCCCGTCAAATGTTATGTCATGTTGCTGTTACTTTGCTCTTTTTTTATACCAGAAacggttaggaatcacgactctccacagtggtatgatattgtccactttgagcataagctctcgtag
- the LOC111811440 gene encoding receptor-like cytosolic serine/threonine-protein kinase RBK2 isoform X2 → MKENVDSSSPTGILEDYFRSSGSESTSSGDPKPPSFWRGMFKLLRSKSTKPVSKLHPLNVLKLSKKLSNSMRESLHLHFRFDSNVANFNSPWKNFTLPDLEVATNYFSPENLIGKGGHAEVYRGCLKNGQDVAIKRLTRGKFDENTADFLLELGIMAHVNHPNTAKLIGYGIEGGMHLVLQFFPQGSLASWLHGSKEKLEWKIRYKIANGTAKGLRYLHEGCQRRIIHRDIKAANILLTEDFEPQICDFGLAKWLPKQWTHHIVSKFEGTFGYLPPEYLSHGIVDEKTDVFAFGVLLLELVTGRRALDYSQQSLVLWAKPLLKKNNVRELVDPFITNYNSRQMNLVLLAASLCIQQSSIRRPCMSQACSCLYYFFNSKPSYLTTAFVLPVKCYVMLLLLCSFFIPETVRNHDSPQWYDIVHFEHKLS, encoded by the exons ATGAAGGAGAATGTAGATTCGTCTTCACCCACTGGAATTCTTGAAGACTACTTCAGGAGCTCAGGATCCGAATCAACGTCTTCCGGGGACCCCAAACCGCCTTCCTTTTGGCGTGGAATGTTCAAATTATTGAGGTCAAAATCCACCAAGCCTGTAAGTAAATTGCATCCTCTTAATGTGCTTAAGCTCTCTAAAAAACTGAGCAACAGTATGAGAGAGAGTTTGCATCTTCACTTTCGGTTTGATTCCAACGTCGCCAATTTTAACTCGCCATGGAAGAATTTCACTCTGCCAGACCTCGAGGTTGCGACGAACTATTTTAGCCCTG AAAATCTGATTGGAAAGGGTGGTCATGCTGAGGTTTACAGGGGATGTTTGAAGAACGGACAAGATGTGGCCATAAAAAGACTGACGAGAGGAAAATTTGATGAGAATACTGCTGATTTCTTGCTTGAACTTGGAATCATGGCCCATGTCAACCATCCCAATACTGCTAAGTTAATTGGCTATGGAATCGAGGGTGGAATGCATTTAGTTCTCCAATTCTTTCCTCAGGGGAGTTTAGCTTCTTGGCTTCATG GTTCGAAGGAGAAGCTGGAATGGAAAATTCGGTACAAAATAGCCAATGGAACCGCTAAGGGGTTAAGATATCTCCATGAAGGATGTCAAAGAAGAATTATCCACAGAGATATTAAGGCCGCTAACATTTTGCTCACTGAAGATTTTGAGCCTCAG ATTTGTGATTTCGGGCTCGCAAAGTGGCTACCGAAGCAATGGACTCATCATATagtatcaaaatttgaaggcACATTTGG CTACTTACCTCCGGAGTATTTATCACATGGTATAGTAGATGAGAAAACTGATGTTTTTGCATTTGGCGTGCTCCTATTGGAGCTAGTTACTGGACGCCGAGCTCTCGATTACTCTCAGCAAAGCCTCGTTTTGTGG GCAAAGCCGTTGCTGAAGAAGAACAACGTGAGAGAACTTGTTGATCCTTTCATAACAAACTATAATTCACGGCAGATGAATCTTGTGCTTCTTGCTGCTTCTTTATGCATACAGCAGTCCTCAATTCGGAGACCTTGTATGAGTCAGGCATGTTCTTGTCTTTATTATTTCTTCAATTCAAAACCATCGTATTTAACAACTGCCTTTGTCCTGCCCGTCAAATGTTATGTCATGTTGCTGTTACTTTGCTCTTTTTTTATACCAGAAacggttaggaatcacgactctccacagtggtatgatattgtccactttgagcataagctctcgtag
- the LOC111811442 gene encoding uncharacterized protein LOC111811442, with translation MLNFLNRTLRRLCSRLRWPRARRVRPRVVVIKKFGKTTSKPHADPHNTLDSFVNASLASPVHPKPQFRGLNTNRPVRIATFNAASFSMAPAVPYAEKSNSSAKFRRSLDSSLRTNSVNDRPKSILKQSPLHPNSVNGVVANHNLHTQPKFVKPKPRVSINLPDNEISLLRNRQASFSEYEMEKEDPSSSGNDGNGMRIAKSRPPLRSIVSMPSEREKGESYRCSRTVVEVLRELDADILALQDVKAVEEKGMRPLSDLADALGMKYVFAESWAPEYGNAVLSRWPIKRWKVEKIFDHTDFRNVLKATIDVGEVGEVNVQCTHLDHLDENWRMKQIKSIIRSTNDEPHILLGGLNSLDPTDYSQQRWTDIVKYYEEIGKPTPEAKVIKFLKSSMHYRDAKEFGGECESVVMIAKGQSVQGTCKYGTRVDYILASPDADYEFVKGSYSVLSSKGTSDHHIVKVDFLKPPHSQG, from the exons ATGCTCAACTTCCTCAACCGGACCCTCCGCCGCCTCTGCTCCCGTCTCCGATGGCCTCGTGCCCGGCGGGTCAGACCTAGGGTAGTCGTCATcaagaaatttggaaaaacCACCTCCAAACCTCACGCCGATCCCCACAATACCCTCGACTCCTTCGTTAATGCCTCCTTGGCGTCGCCTGTTCATCCCAAACCTCAATTTCGCGGTCTTAATACCAACAGACCTGTGCGGATTGCGACATTTAATGCCGCCTCCTTCTCCATGGCACCTGCTGTTCCGTACGCTGAAAAATCGAATTCCTCTGCCAAATTCCGACGGAGCTTGGATTCCAGTTTACGGACAAATTCCGTAAATGATCGCCCCAAAAGCATTTTGAAACAGTCTCCACTGCATCCGAATTCCGTGAATGGAGTTGTTGCTAATCATAACCTCCACACCCAACCGAAGTTCGTGAAACCCAAGCCGCGGGTTTCGATCAACCTGCCTGATAACGAGATATCCTTACTCCGAAATCGACAGGCGAGCTTTTCTGAGTACGAAATGGAGAAGGAGGATCCGTCCTCTTCAGGTAACGATGGGAATGGGATGCGGATCGCTAAGAGTCGGCCTCCACTGAGATCGATTGTAAGCATGCCTTCGGAGCGCGAAAAAGGGGAGAGTTACAGATGCAGTAGGACGGTCGTGGAGGTGCTTAGGGAGTTGGATGCTGACATATTGGCGTTGCAAGATGTGAAGGCGGTGGAAGAGAAAGGCATGAGACCGCTCTCGGACTTGGCAGATGCTTTGGGAATGAAGTACGTTTTTGCAGAGAGCTGGGCGCCGGAGTATGGAAATGCGGTCCTGTCGAGATGGCCCATCAAACGCTGGAAAGTCGAGAAGATTTTCGACCACACCGATTTCAG GAATGTGTTAAAAGCGACCATTGATGTGGGAGAAGTAGGAGAAGTAAATGTGCAGTGTACCCATTTGGATCATCTGGACGAGAATTGGAGGATGAAACAGATAAAATCCATAATCCGATCGACCAACGACGAACCCCATATCTTATTAGGAGGCCTTAATTCTCTGGATCCCACGGATTACTCGCAGCAACGGTGGACGGACATCGTGAAG TATTACGAAGAGATAGGAAAGCCAACTCCGGAAGCTAAAGTCATTAAGTTCTTAAAGAGCAGTATGCATTATAGGGATGCAAAGGAGTTTGGAGGAGAATGCGAATCAGTGGTGATGATCGCCAAAGGCCAAA GTGTTCAAGGGACGTGCAAGTACGGGACACGAGTCGACTACATATTGGCCTCTCCCGACGCAGATTACGAGTTTGTTAAAGGATCCTACTCTGTCCTTTCCTCAAAAGGAACCTCCGATCATCACATTGTCAAGGTTGATTTCCTCAAACCTCCTCATTCTCAAGGTTGA